In Panicum virgatum strain AP13 chromosome 4N, P.virgatum_v5, whole genome shotgun sequence, a single window of DNA contains:
- the LOC120670649 gene encoding uncharacterized protein LOC120670649, protein MADVDGTAAATAGGVGQAFWTACPHCCHVHSYQRPYLGLRLRCPVPACRRAFLASELPAAPPVVPGADMYFCTWAFFPLGPVATADGWVPFTLFHHFDAPPSPSPAPAPNPTSASADTPSRPASRRKVGVCLKGRARAEAEEEEEEEATAAAISFEAEAGGLGERYSSGIDINISETVDLSDLGLRDDEMGVLHDLP, encoded by the coding sequence ATGGCTGACGTCGACggcaccgccgctgccacggCCGGCGGCGTTGGCCAGGCATTCTGGACGGCGTGCCCGCACTGCTGCCACGTGCACTCGTACCAGCGCCCCTACCTCGGGCTCCGCCTCCGCTGCCCGGTCCCGGCCTGCCGCCGCGCCTTCCTCGCCTCCGagctccccgccgcgccgcccgtcgttcCCGGCGCCGACATGTACTTCTGCACCTGGGCATTCTTCCCGCTCGGACCGGTCGCCACCGCCGACGGCTGGGTGCCCTTCACCCTGTTCCACCACTTCGACGCcccgccctccccctccccggccCCCGCCCCAAACCCCACCTCAGCATCCGCCGATACGCCATCCCGCCCGGCATCCAGGAGGAAGGTGGGGGTGTGCCTCAAGGGCAGGGCACGGGctgaggcggaggaggaagaggaagaggaagcgaccgccgccgccatcagttTCGAGGCCGAGGCGGGTGGGCTCGGGGAAAGGTACAGCAGCGGCATCGACATCAACATCAGCGAGACGGTGGACCTCAGCGACCTGGGCCTCCGCGACGACGAGATGGGGGTCCTCCACGACCTGCCATGA